One Mercurialis annua linkage group LG3, ddMerAnnu1.2, whole genome shotgun sequence DNA window includes the following coding sequences:
- the LOC126672245 gene encoding zinc finger BED domain-containing protein RICESLEEPER 2-like, with amino-acid sequence MEIDDDIISDSPSYQQILNHLMETEEENELIQPASFFSFILNEKEAQPQEQKVITKKRATSTRPRSIVWDHFDIISVGGEKKSKCKHCGKEYFCDAKKNGTSSLQHHITVCLKLPARLEARQKLLNLQPLKNETENNVGCLTTWKFDQKAIRKAISYMIVVDELPFKFVEREGFKHLLSIACPRFKMPSRFTVSRDCYDLYLDEKKKIQKFLHKKNINFCPVSSHKSADIGFEIENCLKEWGIENENVFTITMDNASSNDTAIKFLKEQFVDSKNCILKCEYLHMRCIAHIINLVVNDGLKEIGESVKKIRLAVRFIRQSPARLKRFKECVASEKIQSKSLLCLDVPTRWNSTYLMLHAAQKFEKAFSRFNTLDPSFSLDLASEGGCPLKMIGEMLEE; translated from the exons ATGGAAATCGACGATGATATAATCTCTGATTCACCAAGCTATCAACAAATTCTCAATCACCTAATGGAGACCGAAGAAGAGAATGAATTGATTCAACCAGCcagttttttttccttt aTATTAAATGAGAAAGAAGCACAACCTCAAGAACAAAAGGTGATCACTAAAAAGAGAGCTACAAGTACGAGGCCAAGATCCATAGTTTGGGATCATTTTGATATCATCTCAGTCGGGGGAGAGAAAAAATCCAAGTGCAAACATTGTGGCAAAGAGTATTTTTGTGATGCAAAGAAAAATGGTACGTCTTCATTACAACACCATATAACTGTTTGTTTGAAACTCCCCGCTAGGTTAGAAGCAAGACAAAAGCTACTGAATTTGCAACCTTTGAAGAATGAAACTGAAAATAATGTAGGATGTCTTACTACTTGGAAATTCGATCAAAAAGCTATAAGAAAAGCCATATCTTATATGATTGTTGTCGATGAACTCCCGTTTAAGTTTGTGGAAAGGGAAGGGTTTAAGCATTTACTTTCAATAGCTTGTCCGAGATTTAAGATGCCATCTAGATTTACTGTTTCTCGTGATTGCTATGATCTTTATTtggatgaaaagaaaaaaatacagaaatt TttgcataaaaaaaatattaacttttgTCCGGTTTCTAGTCACAAAAGTGCGGATATTGGATTTGAAATAGAAAATTGTTTGAAAGAGTGGGGAATTGAGAATGAGAATGTTTTCACCATTACTATGGATAATGCAAGTTCAAATGATACTGCAATAAAATTCTTGAAAGAACAATTTGTTGATTCAAAAAATTGCATTCTTAAGTGTGAATATCTTCATATGAGATGCATTGCCCATATCATTAATTTAGTTGTTAATGATGGATTGAAAGAAATTGGTGAGTCGGTCAAAAAAATTAGGTTGGCGGTGCGATTCATTAGACAATCTCCGGCTAGGTTGAAAAGATTTAAAGAATGTGTGGCAAGTGAAAAAATCCAAAGTAAGAGTTTGTTGTGTCTAGATGTGCCTACAAGGTGGAACTCAACCTACCTTATGTTACATGCGGCTCAAAAGTTTGAAAAAGCTTTCAGTAGGTTCAACACCTTAGACCCGTCTTTTAGTCTTGATCTTGCAAGTGAGGGGGGCTGCCCTCTAAAGATGATTGGAGAAATGTTAGAAGAATGA
- the LOC126672244 gene encoding NAC domain-containing protein 105-like produces MLPGFIFNPTDQELVGFYLLHINNQKDSAYHISQFPVPFCNFYGEEEPWQIWERFGGEQKNNLERLFFHTKLKKKATRGTGTNIDRKFGSGGGGWHGATSGDKSPIHVSDLVGYKKSFSYWNKSRPDQDRCWIMTEYSVEGRGWDFVICELKPGRKHTEKRKQEAAVLESGEKRCRIEQHNGEAVATLTDEDKGCRIERTNYEDEGGVYLNDGVNSEVVTADDHIALDWGRLDELLTSEPLPPSNFAEPNTEVKEGGEENLDGFFEGLEDLNFSGKFLELMDFELPLYDAN; encoded by the coding sequence ATGTTGCCTGGATTTATATTTAACCCTACTGATCAAGAACTTGTGGGCTTCTATCTTCTCCACATCAACAACCAAAAAGACTCTGCGTACCACATTAGCCAGTTTCCTGTTCCATTCTGCAATTTCTACGGTGAAGAAGAGCCTTGGCAAATTTGGGAAAGATTCGGTGGAGAGCAGAAGAATAATCTTGAACGTCTTTTCTTCCATACCAAGCTAAAGAAGAAAGCTACGAGGGGCACCGGCACCAACATTGATCGCAAGTTTGGTTCTGGAGGCGGAGGATGGCACGGTGCGACTTCCGGTGACAAATCACCCATTCATGTTTCTGATTTAGTAGGCTACAAGAAGAGTTTCAGCTATTGGAACAAATCGAGACCCGACCAAGACCGCTGTTGGATCATGACGGAATACAGTGTGGAGGGAAGGGGCTGGGATTTTGTGATTTGTGAACTCAAACCTGGCAGAAAACACACAGAGAAAAGAAAGCAGGAGGCTGCGGTACTTGAGAGTGGAGAGAAACGATGCCGGATTGAACAACACAATGGAGAGGCTGTTGCGACTCTAACTGATGAAGACAAAGGATGCAGGATTGAACGTACAAATTATGAAGATGAGGGTGGAGTATATTTGAATGACGGTGTCAATTCTGAGGTGGTGACTGCTGATGATCATATTGCATTGGACTGGGGACGTCTTGATGAATTGCTCACTTCTGAGCCGCTTCCGCCGTCTAACTTTGCAGAGCCGAACACTGAAGTAAAAGAGGGAGGTGAGGAGAATTTGGATGGATTTTTTGAGGGATTGGAAGATCTTAACTTCAGTGGGAAATTTTTGGAGCTGATGGATTTTGAACTGCCGCTTTATGATGCTAATTAG